Within the Halichoerus grypus chromosome 2, mHalGry1.hap1.1, whole genome shotgun sequence genome, the region TTGTCTTTCCCTACAAAGACCTTGAGCAAAACATGCGTGCTCTATCTCCTTaccataattaaaatatcaattaaagttaaagataaaagtctgctaagaattatattttatcttcagACAATATTTGCACTGTTTAGTACTTTaactcaaaagaataaataatatgtaCAATTCTGCACGTTGTATCACATTGATGGGAAAGAGCTAGAGATCTTTGGTGATTGCTCAAGTTACATACTTCACAAGTAATCACCACTCTAACATATATGGCTGGGCTTGACAAATGGAATACCCACACTCTGGAGGGTGATCCTTGCTTATGGTATAGTGTAAGGAATAGAATATAGAGTGAGAAGAATGGAATTTGGGTCTTTGTTTCCTCACTCATTGTCCAACTGGCCTTACGCAAAACATTTCACTTCTCTGAATCTCAATTTTTATCTGTCATACAACTTCCCAGGGTTGTTGTGCAGATCAGATGGAATTAGGTATCTAAAAAGAGACtgtgagcaggagagaaaaggCTTTGTAATCTATAAAGTGCTACACAAATGTGAAAAGGAGCGCTATGAAAAGATAACTGGACATGGAGTCAAAATGCATTGTGCTACATGTTGATCTGTgtcctagaaaaaaatatgttgaagtcttaaccccttGTACCCATAACTGTGGCCCATTTGGAAGTAGGGTGTTTGCAGACATAAGTAAGATGAtatcattagggtgggccctaaagcAATATGACTggtcttataagaagagaaaacaaagacacatggggagaacaccatgtgaagatagAGGCAGAGACAGGAATGATgaatctacaagccaaggaatgccaaggattgtcAGCCATCACTAGAGTTAGTGGGGGAGGCATGGAAAAGATTCTCCCTCAAAGCCATCAGAAGGCGTTGAcattgctgacaccttgatttcagacttctagcctctggaaCTGGGAGGCAGCAAGTTTCTTCtgtttcaagccacccagtttgtgatatGTTGtgtggcagccctaggaaactaacaaaCATGAGTATAAATTTTATCTCTGTCAGTTACTGACTCTATGAATGTGTGTTAAATTCCTTAAGCTTTTTCTCTGATACCTTAAGGACACTTACCTTTCTGTGATAGTTTCTCTGAGGCCACTGGCCACTCCTTTGACCACAGTGCTAGCTTTGGGGGTCAGCACCACCTGAGATATAAAAAACgatcccttctttcttctctcagtgATGGATGCCTGAAGAAACTGGATCAGTTTTTCCGGGTCTGTGGTGTTGGCCCAGGGTGCTGGCATCATCTGCCCAGGCCAGAGAAAGGGCACTTCCAGAGCCACTGGACTGTGGTAGAAGACCAGCACTTGATAGTCTTTCTCCCACAGGTATTTTAGACTAACTTCCTGGGCAAAAATCGCTGGGCACATCTTGTTTCCATAGATGTCTTTCAGCATTTGGACCAGTTTTTCATGGTGATACTTCTGCATCCCATAAAAATGGTTGAAGTCCAAGAATACCACCTCCTTATGGTGATCTGTGAGGAATGCATTAATCTCCTCAAGGCCTTCATTGACTTTGGCACTGAACAGACCATGAGCAAAGTAAAGTTCATTGTCGGGGTCTCTGGGCTTGGTGGAAATTCGAAGATCAAAATAACGGATCCCAGCTCCTAGCTGACCAGTAAAGTTCATTGTTTGAGTGGCTAACCATTTCCTCATCAGCTTTTT harbors:
- the PLCXD3 gene encoding PI-PLC X domain-containing protein 3, which codes for MASSQGKNELKFADWMATLPESIHSIPLTNLAIPGSHDSFSFYIDEASPVGPEQPETVQNFVSVFGTVAKKLMRKWLATQTMNFTGQLGAGIRYFDLRISTKPRDPDNELYFAHGLFSAKVNEGLEEINAFLTDHHKEVVFLDFNHFYGMQKYHHEKLVQMLKDIYGNKMCPAIFAQEVSLKYLWEKDYQVLVFYHSPVALEVPFLWPGQMMPAPWANTTDPEKLIQFLQASITERRKKGSFFISQVVLTPKASTVVKGVASGLRETITERALPAMMQWVRTQKPGESGINIVTADFVELGDFISTVIKLNYVFDEGEANT